GCGCCCTCCGGGTTCTGACCTTGGTGAAGTGGAACTGCAGGGGATCATCAGTGGACAGCGAGACCATGAGCCCGCGGGACAGGTACTCGGGTAGCGGGTTCCGGTGGTAGCTGAGGAAGAGGCTGTTGTTGCTGAGCGGCGACATGGCGATGCCGATCTGGGCCAGGTAGTACAGGTACTGCAGGACCGGGGCCTGGGCGGCAACAGCGGGGGGGTCCGTCAGGAGCACACCCGGctctggaggagggggcaggccccggcaggggggggcggggagcccaGGCTCGGCCCCAGGTAACGAGGGTCATCTACAGCCAAGACCCAAGCGAGGGCCGCACAGTGGAGGCTGGGGCGTGCAGGGGTCCCAACTGGGGCTTTGCTGGGAGGAAGCTCGGTCACCGAAGAGGCTCGAAGGGTGGAAAGGAAGGTGAGCGAtcgggaggggaggctgggggtgcAGACCCTGACCTTGCGCAGAAGCAGCCCGTGCGAAATGTTCTCGGCCAGCATGAAGGCCGAcaccaggtggtggatgggcccGGCTTCCCCACAGTGTGGCCTCAGCACAAACGTGTGGAAGCCCCTCTGCCTGGGGGCGTAAAGACAGCGTCAGCTCCCCAGCGCGGGCCCCGAGGCCCCACCCGGTGACTGTGCGGTGACTGTGTGGACCGGGACAAGCGCTAGGGGCACATGCTTGGCTGTGAGGGGTGGGCCCAGACAGAACGCACTGGGTCCGGAGCGGGGGCCCGGGTGGTCGGGGCTCTGGCGGCCCCAGGGCAGGGCGGGCGGGCACGCACCGGCGCAGGTGGTTCAGCATGGCCATGTTGGCGAAGGTGTAGTACAGGTAGTAGGCGTAGGGCGGGTTGTCCTCCTCCACCCAAGCCTCGGGGAGGGGGCTCTCCAGGTTGAAGACGTGATTCTCGGGCTTAGACTCATCATCCACGCTGTCAAAGCCATCCACCTGGCACGGGACCCCGGGGTCAGGCCGGGAGCTGCAGCGGCCCCTGGGGCaggccacccccccaccccgcccctcccccgtgcGGCCCCCTCACGTGCTCCAAGAACAGGTGCAGCTCTGGGTGGCTGGCAGGGTGCACGGTGGCCTCAAACAGTGGCAGGAAGATGTTCTCCAGCATCTCCTGGAAGTTGGCCAGCTGGCCCTTGGTACGGTACACGTCGCTGCGGGCAAGACGTCCGCACGCGGGACGTGCGGGTCAGTAAGCAGCGGAGCCTGGCCCGCACTCACAGAAGCGCTTCCGCACGACACTGGGTGGGCCAGGCTGGGCAGACCACGAGTGGAACCAGGGGCTTCCCCTTCCGCTTCTACTCAGAGGGCTTagctggggcgggggaggacCCACCATCCCCGGCGGGCAGGAGGCAGGCGCTGTCCCCTTGAACCCTGCCCCCACGTTCCCTCCGGCTCCGAGGGACACTCACAAGAGGCGGGGCACTTGCACAAGCCAGCGCACGTTGGGAGAGTGTACTCGGTGCTTCACGGCCCAGCACGCCAGCTTGTCCCACTCGTCCCTCGAACGCCCATAGATGGAGAGCCGCAGCTCCGCGTTCTGGTATTTGCTCTCCTCCAGGTCTGACATCACCTCCTGAAAGACACACAGCAGGGCGACCGTCACACTCACCCACCCATGACACCAGGCTCCCATGCGGTCGGGGGAGGCGCCACTCAAGGCTCACGCTGCCCCTGCACCTGGGCCTGGGCGGTCCCTCCTCCTCACCTTGATAATGTGGGCAAAGTACTTTCCAGAAACCCTGTTGTCAGTCTTGATGAAGATCTCTCGGAGGACAGACTCCCCAATGGGGTTGTATTTGGCATTGAACTTGTCAAAGCGATGGAAGGTGTTCCTGTCCTGGGGAAGACGGCCAGGCCCAGGtcacccctgcccctgggccACGCGCTGAcccagcccctcagcccctgTGCCACAGGGACAGACCGCGTGCATGTCCAGTGTGTCCACACTCAGGTCGTAAGCAGTGAGGTTCATGCTCTCGAAGACCTCCCGTAGCGTCTGCTCGCGGCCCTGCTCCACGTGCACGATCTCCTCCAGGTGTCGCTTCATCGCCCGTTTGATAAAGCGCAGCAAGTGCTTCTGGTTCATGCAGGACGAGGCATGGATGTGCGTGTCCACCTGGGGTGCAACGGGGGGCCGCTGGGTTCCCTGGAGGCCAGGAGGGTCTGGGGCCTGGGCAGTGGGATGGGACGGGACTGTCCGCGAGGGAGGCCGGGCAGGGGTGCAGGGCCGGACACGGGGGGAGGCCCCACCTTCCGGATGTTGTAGAAATCTCGGTGCGGCACCTTCTTCTGGGCGGCCAGCTCCTTCATCTCGTTGAGCAGCACGTGCATCTGGAACTTGGAGCTCAGGTACTGTAGCCGCCGGTAGCAGAAGGACTTTCTGGGCAGGGAGAGAACAAGGCAAGGGCTCTGGGCCACAAGCAGACGGGGCAGCTGcgaggggggaggggacaggactgAGGCTGCGCAGGGCAGCAACCGATGGAGGAAAAGTCTAGGTCTCGGTGACTGTGAAGGGGTGAGAGGTGGCGGCAGGTGTCTgcggcagggctggggctggacagTCCGGGCTAGAAGGGAGCCAAGTGTCTGGGACAGGCAGGGACTCACATGGGGCCGTTGATTATCAGGGCCATCAGCACATTGACATCCGCCACAAATTCCTGCAGGTCAGGGTACGGCAGCTCCACTTCTGGGCAACTGGCAGGTAAGGGGAGCTCGGGTGAGGGGAGCAAGCCATGCCCGTGGGCCCTCCCAAgtcaggacagcccccacaaagctcccctcccgccccccactccccacacccGCTTACTGCTCATCGGGTTCCCTGCGGGTGTAGACATGCACCACGCCCTGCACCATGCGCAGACCCAAGCCCAGGTCCCCAGGCATGGTGCTTGGCTCACAGTACTCATAGGGGTGTTGCTCCAGCGCAGGGGGGTGCACCGGGGCATctgcggggtggggagggtggagtCAGGGCCAGGGCTCTTCCAGGCCGCCTGCTGCCCAGCCCAGAGGCCCCGCAGAGGGGGAGAgttcctgcccctgcctccacccaCCATGGGCTAAGAGGCTGGGatgagcctggggaggggggagaagcaggcagggtgGAGGTTCCCGGGCACCAAAGCTCAGGGGAGTCGGGGACACCAGGGTGCTTGAAGTAGAGCAGGGATGGGGGGTCCCACCAGCGGACACAGGGGTGTCGGGGCCCTGCTCGTAGGTCCGTGTCTCCAGAGGCTTCTCAGCCAGCTGCTGCAGGTACCGACGGGTGGTGGGACAGAAGCTCTGCAGCGACAGGGCCATGTACTTCTCCCGGATGAAGAGTGCCCGCACCACACTCTTGGCTGCATCCAGCAGGTCTGTGAATGGCACCTGGCGACAAGGACATGAGGTCACTCTCCTTCGTCTCAGACCCAGGTGAGGCTTGCCCTCGCGTCTTCCCCGAGGTCTGGGCCCTGGAAACAGCACGTCTACTAGCTCCCAGCCACAGACCCTTTGCCGCTCCGGCTTTTGGAAAGAGAAATGCTCTCTCTAAGACGCACTCAGCCTCCAGGCTGGGGAACAACACTGGGATACTGTGCAGTTGAGAGGGGTAGAGAGCCAAGGCCCTGCCCCTGCACTGACCCCACACTTCTCCTCGCCGGAGATGGTGACCCGCTGAAATTCCCGCTCTAGCACCACGTCCCGCTCCCGCAGGCCCCGGTCGCCTTGCCCTTCGCCCTGCTCCTTGTAGAGCCTACGAGGGGAGAGCAcaagggagggggctggagccAGTAGCAGGACAGGCCCCAGCCCCATGCCCCCACATCTCTCCGTGCCCCTTTGCCCTCCTCACTGGAGGTCCAAGGCACTGTCTGTCTTCAGGAAATCTTGCTTGGCCCGAAGCAGGATGTCCGGCTCCAGCCTAGAAGGGAGAGGAACAAGAGGTCAGGCTGCTGACAAGGGATGGCCCTGGTTCTCAGGTCCCTGCCCCGTGCTGGCTGCTGTGCACGTGTTGTTCCTCGTGGCCTCATGGGGCCATGGAAGCCTGCACTGTGGCTGCTGTCCGGCCCCAAGTTACCAATGAGAAGGCACACTCAGAAGCTGAGCGACACAGCTAGGCCCCACGGGTGGGTACGAGACAGAACCAGAACCCAGCAGCCTGACTCTAAAGCCTGGGCTTCATACGACACTCTAGGCTCCTTCCCTAGTGGGTCGCAGAGGGAGGACAGGATGGGAGAGGGACCAAGATGGGGCTCTGAAAGTGTcccagcagagacagagggataCCGGGCAGCCCACCCCGTGCCCCCGACCCCACAGCTGTCCGGCTGTGCCCCACCCCCGTCCCATGGCTGCCTGCTGGACTCTGGGGCTGGGGCCTTACTTGACATCCTGGCTGATCTGCCTTTCCAGGCGCTGCCGCCGCTCCTCCAGCTGCTCAATGGGGCTCTCCTCGGGGAACTCGTACGGGGCGCTGCGGAGCTCGCTCTCAGCCAGGGAGCGGCTGAACAGCTcctggtgggagggaaggaagggtcaGTGTGCCAGGCCCTCCCTTACAGGGTGTCgggatggggggagggcagcaggagctGGAGGTACCTGGGAAAGGCTAGGGATCGGGGCACAGCCAAGCGTGGAGTAAGGGGTGGCTGAGATGGAGGTGTGTGGGGAACAGAGACAGGGCACGGGGACGGCGGTGCAGGGGTGTGGGGTGAGGCGCCGGGCGGTACCTCGGCGATCTCCTTGCATTTGCCGTCCATGGACGTGCGCAGGTCGAGCGGGAAGTGCttgaggcagggggcagggcctggcagggATCGGGCAGCCTGCAGCGGGGGGGCCCCCAGCCCACCCCGAGCCTCTGTGGAAACAGCGATGCCAGGGTcaaaggggggagggcagggcctgCGTGCACTAGAAGCCCTGGGCCCCTGCACGCCGCAGGCCTGTCCCAGAGAGAGGCCAGGGTCTGGAAAGTGGGCAGTCCCTCCTCAAAGGCTGAGGACTgggcctgcatggggctcccaaCGGATGTCGCCCTCACAGTCTAACACCGGGCCCCTCACCCATTCCAGGCACAGGAGTCGGGGGTCTGAGGCTGCCTCTAGAGCAAGCGGATTCGCTCACTCCAGGAGTAAGAACCTGAATCCTGGACTAGGACCCGCTGCCTCAGTGAGCAGGAGACCTCCGGGCAGGCACACATgtacgcacagacacacacagatacacacacacaaaccctggGTGCTCATTAAGGACCTGGTGGCCGAGCCAGCAATCCCCAGCCCACAGCTTCCAGGGTAGGCAGGCCCGGATCAGTCCTGCTTCTGGACCCAGCAACCCTCCTTTCGGAAACCCAGGGCCTTTGCTGATATCCCAGACCTACAGAGTGCAGGCAAGTCACAGCTGCCACTTAGCTCTGACCTGGGGACCAGACCCccggggaagaggagaggaagtggaGGGCCTGGTTGGCAGCAGGAACCCTACCTCCTCCCCAGCGGCGTGCCCTctcccccaggaccccagggctgCCAAGATGGGGCCTGGctccagcctgcccctcccactgctggcTGCCCCTCCAAAGGGAGCTGCCACAAGCAGCCTGCGCCACTCAGAGGCCCCAGGATCTGGGCCGGAGGccccagggagggcctggggaagggagTATCAGAAGCCAGGGCCTCTCCACATGCAGGCCAGAACTCCTCAGGGGCACCACCAGGAGGCTAGCACTGAAGGCCTTGAAGCTGCTAGTCTAGGGGGCTGCCTGAGCCCCCAGCCAGCTCAGACCCTCCCTGGGCTACCAGCGCCACCCTCCCCACCAGGAAGCTCTCCACCAAACGGGGGCTCTCCCAGCCGGCTCTGAAGGGTACTCCCTTCTAGCAccctccttttcccctttgcACTGGGTCTTAGGGATGGACTGGAGGCTCTGCCCAGGTAGCGTGCCTTAAAGTCTGTGGGCTCACTTCCCAATCCCCCAGAGTTGGGTCCCAAGGCTGGACAAAGGGAAGAGGAGGTGCCTGCCCCAGATCCAGGACCCAGCCCCCCCTCCCTGGTGCTGGCCTGATCCTACCGACAGAGTTCGGGCAGCTCCAGCCAGTACCCCCATGCCCCTTGCCCGCTGGTTTGCTGAGTGGAGCTGTAGCCAGTCCCTCAGGACAGCTCAGGGGCCGGCACGGGCCGTACCAAGTGCAGCTGCGTGCAGGGGAGACCCTAGGATGACAGCGAGCAGGGGGCTAGGGAGGCCCAGGGGAGCCAGAAATCAAGGGAAGGAGCATCAGAGTTGGGAAATAAGAGGAACCTCAGAAGGGAACAGCTTTAACCTCTACCGTACCAGGGTCCAGCCTAAAGTGGAGCCCCCGAGGGGGCGGAGCAGGGTAGGCTGACAAGGGCAGGGCAGTCTGGCTGGCAGGGGCTGAGCCTCCTTAAAACGCACTACCCTAGGAATAGTGAGTGAGCAGGGCCAGGGTAGACcaagggtgggggggagaggaggggaggagcagccCTCATCTCCGTACACAACAGCCCCAGGCCAGCTTCCCCTGCCCAGTGGCTTGTTTTGCTCACCACTGTCCCCTGGGTCCCTGACTGTGGGATCCCTTGGGACAAAGCCTCTTCCAGCGAGAGAAGTTGGCTGGCAGTGAGGGAAGTGACTCAGTCCAGGTAGGGACCAGGTACTGAGCTTCTACGCTGCCCAAGGGGCCTGATTCATGGCCCCCCAGACCTCCAGCCTCCTCTCGAAGCCTCTCGTCGGGAACAAACTGTCCAGGAGGGAGAAGTGTGGGAGATAAGGGACTAGAATTTGGAGGACTTGAGTCTGACTCTATTCCCACTTACTAGCATGTCTCTGCCTCCCGGAGGCTTCAAGTCCTGTCCATAATGGGGTGATAAGCCGGTCCTGCCCTATCTAGCCACCAACTTCCTTAAGGCTAGAAGAGATACGGCTCTGCAAGTGTTGCATAAAACATCATTATTTGCGATTATCAACTCCTGGGACCCTCCGAACACTTATGACATATAGTCCTACCTACTCGGGAGGCCCAGTGCAGGCCAGCACAACCACGCAGTAAAGGGCAGCAAAGAGAACAGAACTTGACACAGACAGAGATGGGGGTGACACTATCTCACACTTGGAAGAGggcagagcaggaagaggagaggaggatgggCACCTGCTCCACACCCAGGGTGTGAGACAGAGCCCAAGGTCCTTGCCCGTCCAAGAACCCTGATCCTATACAACTCCTCCCTTCTAGACCCCGGCAGGGGAGGCTGCCCACAGACCTCCAGGGCTGGTCTCTATCAGGTCAGCAGGAGCTGAATTGAAGGTCCTAATCTCAACCCCCCATCTTAGCAGGGTGGCCCAGGATCTCCACAGAAACACTGGGGTGACCAGGACAGGTTCCAGCAGCCAGAGCCATGCCTCCAGGCTGCAGACCCCTGCACGGGGCTGCAGGGGTTCATGACAGGTGACAGGCAGTAGCCTCCACACTCCCTGAGGCCAGGCCTAGAAGATCCAGCTTCCTGCCTGTTAGTCCCTTCCCCAGAGtctgtgcactcacacacacacacacacacacacacacacacacacacgcaatccACCAAAAGCCAGAGGGGACTGCTCCGGCCAACCAAGATCTTCCCACCTCATCTACCCTTTGCCCAGGGGTCCCCTCACCCACTGCCAGGACTGCctcaggcaggaggcagagacaTGCCCAAAGCTTTGACCACTAAGTCTCAGATGCTCCCACCGAGTGACCACCCAAAGATGTACAGAGCTAGCCCCAGGGGACACACTCTCTGGAGGGCCCAGCCCTGAGCACAGAACACACAGACCCTCGGGACAGCACTGACCCCCAGGCAGTGTTTTCAATGGCCTAAGAAAATACAGGAGGTGGGTGGTCAGGCTCTAGGTACAGACAGCcgctgaggggagggggagaagacaCTGGCTTGCCCTGGTCCCcaaaatggggggtggggggtccttcCGTAGCCACGAGGCCGGGGCACGGCAGACGGCAGGTAGCCTAGCCctcagggagagggacacagccaCCCCATGCCGCCGGCTCCCAGCGATGCAGACATGCCTACGAGTGGGAGTCAGACCAAAGCGTGCAAGAGCACCCAAGCAGGCAGCGCCCCCAGCCCGAGCCCCCAAAACAGGCCGGGCCCAAGGACACCCCATACTTCCGAGGAAGCCCACAAGAAAAACCAGGGACGTGCAAACAGCAAATGATGGCTACGGTTGagtccccagcccctgggatgCCCGGTAGCAGCGAGGGTGCCCTAACGTCAGACACCTCCCCCAGGAAAGGGATTCGAGATCTGGGGTCCTAGAAAGAAGAACTAACCACAGGAGGACGCCTGAGCCTGCCTGGTAAAGACAAGCCGCCAGCAGCGTGGCCAGCCCACAAACCAGCCAGTCCCACACATCTCCCTCTCCATTCACACACACTCCACATGCACACGGTCTTAGCACCTCCACACGCTGACACGTGTGCAAACACACCTCTTGCTGCACCCACACCTGCGCCCACTCCTTGTTACGGAGGGCAGCACCCCCCACACGGACCCGGTCAccttccaccccacctccctctccacaCCACCTCCTAAGCCAGCTGTCCCTGGGCCCGAGGACAAGGAGGGGCATCACCCCAGAGGGGTGCAGGCGCAGGGGCACCCCCCACACACAGGACCAGTGGCCTGGGCCAGCGCTGGTGGGGCAGAACCAGCGCCTGAGGCTGGGGAGCACACACTCACCTGGTACTGCAGAGGACGCCTGCAAGCTGACCCGCTTCTTAAAGGGATATTTGGCCTTGGGATTGCCGGGGCCGGATGGGTTGGATGCCATGGCTCGAGCGGCGGACACGGCGGGGGAGTCTGAGCCGCACCAgctgggcctggctctgccacatcCAACCCCTtcctccgccccgcccccagcggGAGTGACTGATGCAGGAAGCAGAAGCCCCGCAGGCGGAAGAGGCCCTGGCCACGATTTCTGATGTTGTCTAGGCAACCTCGGGGAGGGGGGCCTCCATCCCCGCCTCtcatcccctcccttccctcctcagaCCCTGGAGTGACGCGACTGCTGCTAGCTgggcctgggggggcgggggtggggggaaggtgaGCAAACAAGATGGGGAGGGGCCAGCCCCTAGCACTCCACTGACCCCTTCAGGAGCCCTTGCCCCTGGCCAGGGCTCTGGGGCACAGGAGTCAAAGTCCGGGCTGGCTGGTCCAGACggcatgagagaaaaaaataataataaacggGAATCCAGCGCGAGCTCCCCCAAGCTCAGAACACATTGTCTCAGAGCAGGCGTACTCCGTGAAAACCCAGCCCCTCTGGGGCAGagtccccttttctcttcttatcAGATTCCCAGCCCCAGGGGTAGTCCAGCTCTGGGAAGATGGGGGTAGAACTGAGAATTCCGGCCCAGTAGGGAGGAGCCTGTCTTGGGAAAATTCCACTGGCCGGCAGAAGCCACCTTCTAGGAAGGCAGGAAGCCAGGAGGCAGGGGCTTCTCTGGCGGGGGGTGGCTAGGAAAGAGACCCCAGCAACTTCTGACTTTTCTGTCTTTTCGCACTCAGGCTCTGCTCTCCTAGGCCGGCCTCAGGAGGAGACGGCCACCTTCCCTAGGTCTGCAGGCTGTGCTGAGACCCCCACCCCCTTGTCACCCTGGCCATGCACTTTTGTCCCAGAGACCCTCCCCCCAACAGACGCGCACATACACTCACCTGAGGTCATGCTGCCCGAGCCCGCAGGGGTACCAGGGAGGCTGCCCGCCAAGGTCTGCCCGGCC
The nucleotide sequence above comes from Ursus arctos isolate Adak ecotype North America unplaced genomic scaffold, UrsArc2.0 scaffold_12, whole genome shotgun sequence. Encoded proteins:
- the AMPD2 gene encoding AMP deaminase 2 isoform X2 encodes the protein MASNPSGPGNPKAKYPFKKRVSLQASSAVPEARGGLGAPPLQAARSLPGPAPCLKHFPLDLRTSMDGKCKEIAEELFSRSLAESELRSAPYEFPEESPIEQLEERRQRLERQISQDVKLEPDILLRAKQDFLKTDSALDLQLYKEQGEGQGDRGLRERDVVLEREFQRVTISGEEKCGVPFTDLLDAAKSVVRALFIREKYMALSLQSFCPTTRRYLQQLAEKPLETRTYEQGPDTPVSADAPVHPPALEQHPYEYCEPSTMPGDLGLGLRMVQGVVHVYTRREPDEHCPEVELPYPDLQEFVADVNVLMALIINGPIKSFCYRRLQYLSSKFQMHVLLNEMKELAAQKKVPHRDFYNIRKVDTHIHASSCMNQKHLLRFIKRAMKRHLEEIVHVEQGREQTLREVFESMNLTAYDLSVDTLDMHADRNTFHRFDKFNAKYNPIGESVLREIFIKTDNRVSGKYFAHIIKEVMSDLEESKYQNAELRLSIYGRSRDEWDKLACWAVKHRVHSPNVRWLVQVPRLFDVYRTKGQLANFQEMLENIFLPLFEATVHPASHPELHLFLEHVDGFDSVDDESKPENHVFNLESPLPEAWVEEDNPPYAYYLYYTFANMAMLNHLRRQRGFHTFVLRPHCGEAGPIHHLVSAFMLAENISHGLLLRKAPVLQYLYYLAQIGIAMSPLSNNSLFLSYHRNPLPEYLSRGLMVSLSTDDPLQFHFTKEPLMEEYSIATQVWKLSSCDMCELARNSVLMSGFSHKVKSHWLGPNYTKEGPEGNDIRRTNVPDIRVGYRYETLCQELALITQAVQSEMLETIPEESGLTTSPGPQ
- the AMPD2 gene encoding AMP deaminase 2 isoform X3, which produces MTSEARGGLGAPPLQAARSLPGPAPCLKHFPLDLRTSMDGKCKEIAEELFSRSLAESELRSAPYEFPEESPIEQLEERRQRLERQISQDVKLEPDILLRAKQDFLKTDSALDLQLYKEQGEGQGDRGLRERDVVLEREFQRVTISGEEKCGVPFTDLLDAAKSVVRALFIREKYMALSLQSFCPTTRRYLQQLAEKPLETRTYEQGPDTPVSADAPVHPPALEQHPYEYCEPSTMPGDLGLGLRMVQGVVHVYTRREPDEHCPEVELPYPDLQEFVADVNVLMALIINGPIKSFCYRRLQYLSSKFQMHVLLNEMKELAAQKKVPHRDFYNIRKVDTHIHASSCMNQKHLLRFIKRAMKRHLEEIVHVEQGREQTLREVFESMNLTAYDLSVDTLDMHADRNTFHRFDKFNAKYNPIGESVLREIFIKTDNRVSGKYFAHIIKEVMSDLEESKYQNAELRLSIYGRSRDEWDKLACWAVKHRVHSPNVRWLVQVPRLFDVYRTKGQLANFQEMLENIFLPLFEATVHPASHPELHLFLEHVDGFDSVDDESKPENHVFNLESPLPEAWVEEDNPPYAYYLYYTFANMAMLNHLRRQRGFHTFVLRPHCGEAGPIHHLVSAFMLAENISHGLLLRKAPVLQYLYYLAQIGIAMSPLSNNSLFLSYHRNPLPEYLSRGLMVSLSTDDPLQFHFTKEPLMEEYSIATQVWKLSSCDMCELARNSVLMSGFSHKVKSHWLGPNYTKEGPEGNDIRRTNVPDIRVGYRYETLCQELALITQAVQSEMLETIPEESGLTTSPGPQ
- the AMPD2 gene encoding AMP deaminase 2 isoform X4, with the translated sequence MRGGDGGPPPRGCLDNIRNRGQGLFRLRGFCFLHQSLPLGAGRRKGLDVAEPGPAGAAQTPPPCPPLEPWHPTHPAPAIPRPNIPLRSGSACRRPLQYQELFSRSLAESELRSAPYEFPEESPIEQLEERRQRLERQISQDVKLEPDILLRAKQDFLKTDSALDLQLYKEQGEGQGDRGLRERDVVLEREFQRVTISGEEKCGVPFTDLLDAAKSVVRALFIREKYMALSLQSFCPTTRRYLQQLAEKPLETRTYEQGPDTPVSADAPVHPPALEQHPYEYCEPSTMPGDLGLGLRMVQGVVHVYTRREPDEHCPEVELPYPDLQEFVADVNVLMALIINGPIKSFCYRRLQYLSSKFQMHVLLNEMKELAAQKKVPHRDFYNIRKVDTHIHASSCMNQKHLLRFIKRAMKRHLEEIVHVEQGREQTLREVFESMNLTAYDLSVDTLDMHADRNTFHRFDKFNAKYNPIGESVLREIFIKTDNRVSGKYFAHIIKEVMSDLEESKYQNAELRLSIYGRSRDEWDKLACWAVKHRVHSPNVRWLVQVPRLFDVYRTKGQLANFQEMLENIFLPLFEATVHPASHPELHLFLEHVDGFDSVDDESKPENHVFNLESPLPEAWVEEDNPPYAYYLYYTFANMAMLNHLRRPRSCSTCTTWPRSASPCRRSATTASSSATTGTRYPSTCPAGSWSRCPLMIPCSSTSPRSH
- the AMPD2 gene encoding AMP deaminase 2 isoform X1 encodes the protein MRGGDGGPPPRGCLDNIRNRGQGLFRLRGFCFLHQSLPLGAGRRKGLDVAEPGPAGAAQTPPPCPPLEPWHPTHPAPAIPRPNIPLRSGSACRRPLQYQELFSRSLAESELRSAPYEFPEESPIEQLEERRQRLERQISQDVKLEPDILLRAKQDFLKTDSALDLQLYKEQGEGQGDRGLRERDVVLEREFQRVTISGEEKCGVPFTDLLDAAKSVVRALFIREKYMALSLQSFCPTTRRYLQQLAEKPLETRTYEQGPDTPVSADAPVHPPALEQHPYEYCEPSTMPGDLGLGLRMVQGVVHVYTRREPDEHCPEVELPYPDLQEFVADVNVLMALIINGPIKSFCYRRLQYLSSKFQMHVLLNEMKELAAQKKVPHRDFYNIRKVDTHIHASSCMNQKHLLRFIKRAMKRHLEEIVHVEQGREQTLREVFESMNLTAYDLSVDTLDMHADRNTFHRFDKFNAKYNPIGESVLREIFIKTDNRVSGKYFAHIIKEVMSDLEESKYQNAELRLSIYGRSRDEWDKLACWAVKHRVHSPNVRWLVQVPRLFDVYRTKGQLANFQEMLENIFLPLFEATVHPASHPELHLFLEHVDGFDSVDDESKPENHVFNLESPLPEAWVEEDNPPYAYYLYYTFANMAMLNHLRRQRGFHTFVLRPHCGEAGPIHHLVSAFMLAENISHGLLLRKAPVLQYLYYLAQIGIAMSPLSNNSLFLSYHRNPLPEYLSRGLMVSLSTDDPLQFHFTKEPLMEEYSIATQVWKLSSCDMCELARNSVLMSGFSHKVKSHWLGPNYTKEGPEGNDIRRTNVPDIRVGYRYETLCQELALITQAVQSEMLETIPEESGLTTSPGPQ
- the AMPD2 gene encoding AMP deaminase 2 isoform X5, translated to MASNPSGPGNPKAKYPFKKRVSLQASSAVPEARGGLGAPPLQAARSLPGPAPCLKHFPLDLRTSMDGKCKEIAEELFSRSLAESELRSAPYEFPEESPIEQLEERRQRLERQISQDVKLEPDILLRAKQDFLKTDSALDLQLYKEQGEGQGDRGLRERDVVLEREFQRVTISGEEKCGVPFTDLLDAAKSVVRALFIREKYMALSLQSFCPTTRRYLQQLAEKPLETRTYEQGPDTPVSADAPVHPPALEQHPYEYCEPSTMPGDLGLGLRMVQGVVHVYTRREPDEHCPEVELPYPDLQEFVADVNVLMALIINGPIKSFCYRRLQYLSSKFQMHVLLNEMKELAAQKKVPHRDFYNIRKVDTHIHASSCMNQKHLLRFIKRAMKRHLEEIVHVEQGREQTLREVFESMNLTAYDLSVDTLDMHADRNTFHRFDKFNAKYNPIGESVLREIFIKTDNRVSGKYFAHIIKEVMSDLEESKYQNAELRLSIYGRSRDEWDKLACWAVKHRVHSPNVRWLVQVPRLFDVYRTKGQLANFQEMLENIFLPLFEATVHPASHPELHLFLEHVDGFDSVDDESKPENHVFNLESPLPEAWVEEDNPPYAYYLYYTFANMAMLNHLRRPRSCSTCTTWPRSASPCRRSATTASSSATTGTRYPSTCPAGSWSRCPLMIPCSSTSPRSH